In Podospora pseudoanserina strain CBS 124.78 chromosome 5, whole genome shotgun sequence, a single window of DNA contains:
- the AVO2 gene encoding Target of rapamycin complex 2 subunit avo2 (COG:S; EggNog:ENOG503P2K8) — MRRLMAGIDPSIRLRRAIRSNDHLLVARILKSHPHLLHNPDPDERFGLSNSNLHLAASLGHLQICRLLISLGHERTRTADNNPTDDDDNITPSLNDNHQTPLMLASAAGHTEVVHCLCEFHPAGIVRQDIRGRDAIMEASLHGHDTVVQLLLTYAPGGAESALRNADLDGNTALHFASSNGNLLVLRTLLAAGADPRRTNVWLWTAEAYSATVQAEVYLKGLVVEVERRRGLRAQETTPQQESPKRIREGVGVMDASPKKEVVVGKGSPRKGFSLGFMGGGVRLVRDGVGD, encoded by the exons ATGCGCAGGCTAATGGCGGG GATCGACCCCTccatccgcctccgccgAGCAATCCGCTCCAATGaccacctcctcgtcgcccGCATCCTCAAatcccaccctcacctcctccacaaccccgaCCCAGACGAACGCTTCGGCCTGTCCaactccaacctccacctcgccGCCTCATTGGGCCATCTACAAATATGTCGATTGCTGATATCCCTCGGCCACGAACGAACCAGAACAGCCGATAACAACCCCACCGATGACGACGATAACATCACACCATCACTGAATGACaaccatcaaacaccactcATGCTCGCTTCTGCCGCCGGCCACACAGAAGTAGTCCACTGCCTATGCGAATTCCACCCAGCGGGTATCGTCAGGCAGGATATACGAGGGCGGGACGCAATCATGGAAGCTTCACTACATGGACACGACACAGTTGTTCAGTTGCTGCTAACGTACGCGCCTGGTGGAGCGGAGAGTGCGTTGAGAAACGCTGATTTGGATGGGAATACCGCGTTGCATTTTGCGAGTAGTAATGGGAATTTGTTGGTATTAAGGACGTTActggcggcgggggcggaTCCGAGAAGGACCAATGTTTGGCTGTGGACGGCCGAGGCGTACAGTGCTACTGTGCAGGCGGAGGTGTACctgaaggggttggtggtggaggtggagaggaggagggggttgagggcaCAGGAAACGACACCACAACAAGAAAGTCCCAAGAGGAttagggagggggttggggttatgGATGCCAGCccgaagaaggaggtggtggtgggcaaggGGAGTCCGAGGAAGGGGTTTAGCTTGGGTTTcatgggcggtggggttaggttggtgagggatggggttggggattga